The stretch of DNA ACAGCTGCCATGATGTCTGCATAACCCACCACGCCTACCAAAACGTCCTCACTttcatcctcaatcacccacaCATGGGTTGCTCTGTGGGACAGCATTTGAGCCATGACGGCAGCTAATGAGCTGGTGACCTTGCAAGTTAAGGGTGCACTTCTTCCCCTGTACATGCTCCTACTAATGCCAAAACTGGAGTTTCCAGGATTAAACCCCATACTTCTGCTACTAAACTTCCTGGCCCTTGTCGATCCACCTCCATTAGTTTGGCCATTGTTGCCAACATTTGGGTTCAAACAGAAATCTTGTGACCTTGATGATACATTATCCTCAACTCCCATAACAAACTGCCCAGCTGAAAAGTTGGCTAAAGCCCAAGCAGCAGCTAAATGATCGCATTTCCATAGTTTAGAGGCAGAGATCTCACCAATGATCTTACATTGATCGCCATACATACGTTCCACAACAGCAATTGCGCAGGGGTCTCTTGGAATATTCTCGGTGGTTTCTATGGCTGGAGAGGAGGCTTCAATTGAGTGGTAGTTTGGGTTGATGATTCCAAGGGACGAGATGGACGAGAGAGGAAGTGGTGCTAAGGCCCCAAGACAACCGATGACAAAACGAATAACATCTTCTCTAGACAGACAGCAGAATTTGTCACGGGATGTCGTTGTAGAAGATGAGGGCCAATTTGGATTGTGATAAAGGTTGTTATTACTGCCACCAGTGGTGTCAACGTTCTTGAGCCACTTACCATTATAAAGAATCGAGAATCGTTTGCTCATGCCTTTCCACACCACACTCTTTCGAACCAGAAGACGCTTCACTCCTTGCTTCATCATCTCAAGTGCATCAATCAATCTTGTACAAGACAAAAAAACATTAGAATGAGATCAGTCATTGGTGAAAATCTATCACTTGATCCTGTTCCAATGTGGATCTTACAAAGATGAAAAGCCTACAGTGAATCATACAATGATCCATTATATCTGTTATATTCAGAAACAGAAGAAATTCGAATGAATATACAACTGCAATTTATATACAAAAAGGAACCGATTTAGCCCCACTCCAAATTGACCACATTCCAGATAAGCAAATAAAGCATGAGTAAGGCACAAAATGCTTAATTTTAAACACTATACCTTAGCCAGAAATTATCTTCCAGTATGTATGTTAGCTTAACATCCAACATTAAATTAGTCCATCATTGAGGACATAAATATATCTGACCTCCAAATT from Cannabis sativa cultivar Pink pepper isolate KNU-18-1 chromosome 2, ASM2916894v1, whole genome shotgun sequence encodes:
- the LOC133029068 gene encoding CBS domain-containing protein CBSX6-like; amino-acid sequence: MASVFLYHVVGDLTVGKPEMVEFCETETVEAAIQAIGESTEAGIAVWKKRSVVGVIENNEMRQQRFVGILNSLDVVAFLARNECLEDQEKAMKTPVSEVVVPSNSCLRQVDPATRLIDALEMMKQGVKRLLVRKSVVWKGMSKRFSILYNGKWLKNVDTTGGSNNNLYHNPNWPSSSTTTSRDKFCCLSREDVIRFVIGCLGALAPLPLSSISSLGIINPNYHSIEASSPAIETTENIPRDPCAIAVVERMYGDQCKIIGEISASKLWKCDHLAAAWALANFSAGQFVMGVEDNVSSRSQDFCLNPNVGNNGQTNGGGSTRARKFSSRSMGFNPGNSSFGISRSMYRGRSAPLTCKVTSSLAAVMAQMLSHRATHVWVIEDESEDVLVGVVGYADIMAAVTKQPAAFAAASRHCEGGIVNEIQT